Proteins encoded together in one Rossellomorea sp. y25 window:
- the aspA gene encoding aspartate ammonia-lyase, which yields MINVTSGFRIEKDFLGEKEVPEDVYYGIQTLRAVENFPVTGYKIHKEMIDALAVVKKAAALANMETTRLYDGIGQAIVQASDEILEGKLHEFFIVDPIQGGAGTSINMNANEVIANRALELMSHLKGEYGKVSPNSHVNMSQSTNDVFPTVIHISTLKLLEKLLVTMEHMLNAFKKKAQEFDHVIKMGRTHLQDAVPIRLGQEFEAYSRVVERDIKRIGRTREHLYEVNMGATAVGTGLNADPVYIKSVVKHLADISGLPLTGAEHLVDATQNTDAYTEVSAALKVCMVNMSKIANDLRMMASGPRAGLGEISLPSRQPGSSIMPGKVNPVMPELINQVAFQVMGNDQTISLASEAGQLELNVMEPVLVFNLLQSISIMNNAFRSFTDNCLVGIEANETRMKEYVENSVGIITAVNPHLGYEVVSRIAREAILKGKSVRELCLEYDVLTEEELDLILNPYEMTNPGIAGRVLFDRE from the coding sequence ATGATAAATGTCACTAGTGGATTTAGAATCGAAAAAGATTTTCTTGGAGAAAAAGAAGTACCCGAAGATGTGTACTATGGAATTCAAACCTTACGGGCAGTGGAAAATTTTCCGGTTACGGGGTACAAAATCCATAAAGAGATGATTGATGCCTTAGCAGTCGTGAAGAAAGCGGCAGCATTAGCAAACATGGAAACCACACGTCTTTATGACGGGATCGGTCAAGCCATCGTGCAAGCTTCTGATGAAATATTGGAAGGGAAGCTTCATGAATTCTTCATCGTCGATCCCATTCAGGGAGGGGCAGGGACTTCCATCAACATGAACGCTAATGAAGTCATTGCCAATCGTGCCCTGGAGCTAATGTCCCATCTAAAAGGTGAATATGGAAAGGTAAGCCCGAACAGTCATGTGAATATGTCACAGTCAACGAATGACGTATTCCCGACAGTCATTCATATTTCCACACTGAAGTTATTAGAGAAACTACTTGTCACGATGGAACATATGCTGAACGCCTTTAAAAAGAAAGCACAGGAGTTCGATCACGTCATTAAGATGGGACGTACCCATCTTCAAGATGCTGTTCCGATTCGCCTTGGGCAGGAGTTCGAAGCGTATAGCAGGGTAGTGGAGCGTGATATTAAACGTATCGGACGAACACGGGAGCACCTCTATGAAGTAAACATGGGGGCGACTGCAGTAGGAACTGGATTAAACGCGGATCCTGTATATATCAAGAGTGTCGTGAAACATCTGGCCGATATCAGTGGGTTACCATTAACGGGGGCTGAGCACCTTGTCGATGCTACGCAAAATACCGACGCATACACAGAAGTTTCGGCTGCACTGAAGGTATGTATGGTCAATATGTCCAAGATTGCCAATGACCTGCGTATGATGGCTTCGGGCCCGCGCGCCGGACTTGGTGAAATATCACTGCCATCCAGACAGCCCGGTTCTTCCATCATGCCCGGTAAAGTCAATCCGGTCATGCCTGAACTAATCAATCAAGTAGCCTTTCAGGTCATGGGGAATGATCAGACCATCTCCTTGGCATCAGAAGCGGGCCAGCTTGAACTGAATGTGATGGAACCAGTACTCGTATTTAATCTCCTTCAGTCTATCAGTATCATGAACAATGCGTTCAGAAGCTTTACGGACAATTGTCTTGTGGGAATTGAAGCGAATGAGACACGTATGAAAGAGTATGTGGAAAATAGTGTGGGAATCATTACAGCTGTGAATCCTCACTTGGGGTATGAAGTCGTATCCAGAATCGCCAGGGAAGCCATTCTAAAAGGAAAATCAGTGAGAGAGCTATGCTTGGAATATGATGTTTTGACAGAAGAAGAGCTTGATTTAATTCTGAATCCTTATGAAATGACGAATCCTGGGATTGCGGGACGAGTGCTATTTGATCGGGAATAG
- a CDS encoding helix-turn-helix transcriptional regulator: MSIGRIIYYHRKKQNKTQEQLCKGICSTTHLSKIENSSKEGNLETLELLCKRLGVSIEEETAKTLYLKRQLAQFYEAIERLHRDHAERLYQELQRHKDYIQCTEMVYLFELYMLRYQLFTNNPTEYEQASLGLKKNMSKFSSFEKYLWEFFQGIYYGQKQQYSKALSIFDQIEDRADLYSEKVTDYYYYKAANHGLLKHFTLSLHYSHKALRIFQNTGNILRILHVKIGLSANLIYINDFERAEVMLHTALNDAEMLKDNETKITALHNFGLLNRKKGRLQESLDCFSQSLKLKKKHTMGYYGTLIEMVQVLLDLNEREIAINLLQENLKDFKDQESVKYTELMVLYLDATEDDKRLSDYLIDRGLPMMKQYDRYKAASFSERLAVYFKEKGDLISSNHYLQLSNELLKKLIFNHIEPLQIKK, from the coding sequence ATGTCTATAGGCAGGATCATCTACTATCATCGAAAAAAACAAAATAAAACACAAGAGCAGCTTTGCAAGGGGATATGTTCAACCACTCATTTAAGCAAGATTGAGAACAGTTCTAAAGAAGGAAATCTGGAAACATTAGAATTACTTTGTAAGCGACTTGGTGTATCAATCGAAGAGGAAACGGCAAAGACACTTTACTTGAAACGCCAGCTAGCCCAATTCTATGAAGCGATTGAGAGACTTCATCGAGATCATGCCGAAAGACTGTATCAGGAGTTACAAAGACATAAAGACTATATCCAATGTACGGAAATGGTTTACTTATTTGAGCTTTACATGCTTCGATATCAATTATTCACGAACAATCCAACCGAATATGAACAGGCTTCTCTTGGACTCAAAAAGAATATGAGTAAATTTTCATCGTTTGAAAAGTATTTATGGGAGTTCTTTCAGGGAATTTATTACGGACAGAAACAGCAATACTCCAAGGCGCTTTCCATCTTTGATCAAATAGAGGATAGAGCCGATCTCTATAGTGAGAAAGTAACAGATTATTATTATTATAAAGCGGCTAATCATGGGTTATTGAAGCATTTTACATTGTCTCTGCATTACTCACACAAGGCATTGAGGATTTTTCAGAACACTGGGAACATTTTGAGGATACTCCATGTGAAAATCGGATTATCGGCTAACTTGATTTATATTAACGATTTTGAACGTGCAGAAGTCATGTTGCATACGGCCTTAAACGATGCAGAGATGTTAAAGGATAACGAAACGAAAATTACCGCCCTTCATAATTTCGGATTGCTAAATAGAAAAAAAGGAAGGCTGCAAGAGTCGTTAGACTGTTTCTCCCAGTCCCTCAAATTGAAAAAAAAGCATACAATGGGGTATTACGGCACATTGATTGAAATGGTACAAGTGTTGCTGGACTTGAACGAGAGGGAAATAGCAATCAATCTTTTGCAGGAGAACCTAAAAGATTTTAAAGATCAAGAGTCCGTTAAATATACGGAGTTGATGGTGTTGTATTTAGATGCGACAGAGGATGATAAACGGCTTAGCGACTATTTAATCGATCGTGGTCTGCCAATGATGAAGCAATATGATCGTTATAAGGCCGCGTCATTTTCAGAACGACTAGCGGTTTATTTTAAAGAGAAGGGGGACCTGATTTCTTCCAATCACTATCTTCAATTATCGAATGAGCTATTGAAAAAGTTAATCTTTAACCATATTGAACCTCTTCAAATAAAAAAGTAA
- a CDS encoding methanogen output domain 1-containing protein, with protein sequence METETSLTGTIFLSKLITQYAYIHQKTVGKTADEYIRQIGLRTGEWIEGLYGDKGEDWTVDRYAEVIVDLKNSIGGHFYISKVYSDHVVVKATACPFGEVVQDAPHLCNMTSSVFGGIASRQFGYSKVVLRKRIAAGDSGCEVAVYFRETEEEGDVYRDLHYTPNHGSPYHWEEETIRLLNEQLRQSDELVMKLVNELEELREQVKQNE encoded by the coding sequence GTGGAAACTGAGACATCACTAACCGGCACGATATTCTTAAGTAAACTCATCACTCAATACGCGTATATACATCAAAAAACGGTAGGTAAAACAGCAGATGAATACATTCGTCAAATCGGCCTTCGTACAGGTGAATGGATTGAAGGATTATATGGGGATAAAGGTGAGGATTGGACGGTCGACCGATATGCAGAGGTCATTGTCGATTTGAAAAATTCAATCGGTGGGCATTTTTACATATCTAAAGTATATTCTGATCATGTCGTCGTAAAGGCTACGGCTTGCCCATTTGGAGAAGTCGTTCAGGATGCTCCACATTTGTGCAATATGACATCTAGCGTATTTGGAGGGATTGCATCCCGTCAATTCGGTTATTCTAAAGTGGTTCTGCGAAAACGAATAGCAGCTGGGGACTCAGGCTGTGAAGTAGCGGTATATTTCCGTGAAACAGAAGAAGAAGGAGACGTCTACCGAGACTTACATTATACTCCTAATCACGGTAGTCCATATCATTGGGAAGAAGAAACCATTCGACTATTAAATGAACAGCTAAGGCAAAGTGATGAGCTGGTCATGAAACTTGTTAATGAGCTGGAAGAGTTGAGGGAGCAGGTCAAACAGAATGAATAG
- a CDS encoding VOC family protein: MSVNVYLNFNGNCREAVEYYAEVFGTEPPQIMTFAEAPPHPDYPLPEEARNLVLHTRLTIDGSNVMFSDVFPDMPFVEGNNITLALVSNDTEELTTRFHKLKEGGKVDMELQETFWSKLYGQVTDKFGIQWQFNYESEEE; this comes from the coding sequence ATGTCAGTCAATGTTTACCTTAATTTTAATGGGAATTGTCGAGAAGCAGTGGAGTATTATGCAGAGGTATTCGGTACGGAGCCACCGCAGATCATGACGTTTGCAGAAGCACCTCCCCACCCTGATTATCCCCTTCCTGAAGAAGCCAGGAACCTCGTGTTACATACAAGACTGACAATCGATGGCAGCAACGTCATGTTTTCCGACGTGTTTCCTGATATGCCTTTCGTGGAAGGAAACAATATCACCCTGGCCCTGGTAAGCAACGATACTGAAGAGTTGACAACCCGTTTCCACAAACTGAAAGAAGGCGGGAAGGTGGATATGGAGCTTCAGGAGACATTCTGGAGCAAGTTGTATGGTCAGGTGACCGATAAGTTCGGTATTCAGTGGCAATTTAACTATGAGAGTGAAGAAGAATAA
- a CDS encoding cytochrome-c oxidase, whose product MGIKLIKISVVYFMIGVCIGLYMSMVHDYSLSPVHVHINLLGWTALTLAGLIYHLFPAVSSTKLAKAHFWLHNVGLPLMTIGLFFLILGNEGVVPVIAAGGVVTTVGVLLFGINVLKELKAE is encoded by the coding sequence ATGGGGATTAAACTGATCAAAATTTCTGTCGTCTACTTTATGATTGGTGTGTGTATCGGACTGTATATGTCCATGGTCCATGACTACAGTTTGTCTCCGGTCCATGTCCACATTAACTTATTAGGCTGGACTGCCCTAACGTTAGCAGGTCTCATTTATCACTTATTCCCGGCAGTATCTTCTACTAAACTGGCTAAAGCTCATTTCTGGCTTCACAATGTCGGATTGCCCCTTATGACGATTGGTTTATTTTTCTTAATACTTGGAAATGAAGGCGTCGTCCCGGTTATTGCTGCCGGTGGTGTAGTGACTACAGTCGGTGTCCTTTTGTTTGGAATCAATGTCTTGAAGGAATTGAAAGCAGAGTGA